The Phocoena sinus isolate mPhoSin1 chromosome 18, mPhoSin1.pri, whole genome shotgun sequence DNA window AAAGAGAATGTCGGTAGACCTACTGGGATCAAGAGTAATATAACCATGGAAAAAAACTGTATTCCTTTAAAACCTTGTAATGAATTAACCAATTCAACTACAGCAGTTGATACACCTGATTTTGAGGATAATAATCAAACTCTGCCATTGTTACCAATTAAAGATGACCCCCAAAGTCAACATATGACGTTAAGCCAAGCATTTCACcttaaaaacaacagtaaaaagaaacaaatgactacAGAAAAACCAAAGCAAGATGCTAACACGCCCAAGAAACCTGTGCTTGGATCTTATCGTGGCCAAATTGTTCAGTCTAAGATTAATTCCTTTAGAAAACCTCTACAAGTCAAAGATGAGAGTTTGGCAACAACGAAGAAACTTTCATCTACTGTCTCGAAAGCCACAAAGTCTCAGCCTGTACACGTCAGCAGTGTAACAGTGAAAAGTGACAGAGCCTCACATATGACGACTGCCACTAAATTTGTGAGCACTACATCTCAGAGCAGTCAATTTGTGCGACCTTCTATTAAAAGTCACCACAGTAATAACCAGAACACCATGAAACAAGGCATCAGTAGGACGTCTGCCAGTGTTACAGTTCGGAAAGGGCCTCGAGAGAAAGAATTATTACAGTTAAATACGGTTTCGTCTGTTATCAAAACCAGTTCTTCTcaggacataaaaagaaataagacactATCAAGAAGCATGACATCTGAAATGGTAGCCAGGCCTGCTTCGTCTTCTAATACTAAACTGATAGAAAAGTCAAAAAGCATTGAGCAGCGCAGACATACCATGGTGAAAGCAGCTATTGATAGTAGATGGACTCAGCCCAGAGAAACTGCAGAGGAGAGAAAGTAAGTAGATGTAATTTTGTTAGCTTAATTTTTAGTAGGGTACCATTTGTGAATCTGGCTTATCATTTCCTTGAATGTATTAGAGCTTTTTGTACGTGGATTCTCTTCAGTCATATGCAGATCAATTTAAGCAAATTTATATCGTGGAACAGTAAGTTATTGTGCTTGAGTTATTGTTAGTTATTGTGCTTGAGTTATTGTTAGTTATTGCTAAGTTATTGTGCTTGAGTGTGTTTAATTAGGTTGTTTTATGTAATctaagttaaaataataaaactgagaaatattttataacctctccatttaaaaatgcattcctgGGGTCTTTGTGAGCATATCATTAACATTGAtagtttctgtatttctttttcttcaagctGGTGAACTATGTATATGCCACCAGTGTAGAATTACTCAAagacctgaaatatttttttaactttcactgTATTTGACAGAATTCTGTTATCAGTATCACAGTAATGTTTATATGCTGCTTCTAACTGTAGGGCTCGTCTGAGTGAGTGGAAAGCTGGCAAAGGAAGAGTAATGAAAAGGCCTCCAAGCTCAGTGGTTACCCAGCCTGAGCCCGAAGCACAAAATGAAAAACCAGTTGGATCCTTCTGGACTACCATGGCAGAAGAAGATGAACAACGATTGTTTACTGAAAAAGTAAACAAGACATTTTCTGAATGCCTAAACCTGATTAATGAGGTagagtctttttctttatttgtgtaGTAGTTTATAGTTTGCAAACTAACCTTCATcaacattatctcattaaattatACTGTCACTCTTTTTTGACCAATTTATGTGTCAGCAGTGTTATGGAGACTTACTGTTAATTGTGAGATTGTTTCTCTTTAGCCTTAAATGGACTACATTCTCACTGAgttcatataaatatatcaaatggatacttagatttttttcagttgagtTGTAAATATTGTATTCCTCTAAGATGTTACCATAGAGTGGGCTGGGGGTGGATATTCACTCTGatacttttgtttttacattcattcaatatatttacaattttttttcaacttattCCCATACTTTATCAAAGACTAGCAACACAAATTATTATCACAGATTAAATTTAACTAAAATAGTGGCAAACAAAATCCCATTAATCTAAACCAATATCATCATGGCCTTGAACTGTAGAATTTTACGATTTGGACCAGAATTCCTATGTGTATGGTAATCAACttcagagtgtttttttttttttatttcctgacttctcctaatttaaaaaaaaatatatacgtgtagggcttccctggtggcgcagtggttgagagtccgcctgccgatgcaggggacacggattggtgccctggtccgggaggatcccacatgccacgaagcggctgggcccgtgagccatggccgctgagcctgtgcgtccggagcctgtgctccgcaacgggagaggccacaacagtgagaggcccgcgtaccgcaaaaaaaaaaaaaaaaaaaaaaatatatatatatatatatatacatgtatattttaatatgtataagaATCATCTTAATATATTGTTTAACTGTCACTTATAgttgtgaatttctttttaaacatctttattggagtataattgctttacaatgttgtgttagtttctgccgtacaacaaagtgaatcagctatatgcacacacatatccccatatcccctccttcttgagcctccctcccaccctctccatcccacccctctaggtggtcacaaagcatcgagctgatctccccgtcaCTCACTAGTATCTAAGATCCATAGCAAGACTGAACACATAGAGAGTGATTTCAAACCTTTCTCTAGTCTTCATGAGCATCTTTCAACTTTTTGTGGTTCTGACAACCAGTGGAAATTATAGTCAGGGAAACTGATTCTcttcttatttctgctctgctggGGTTTTTTATTGATACTATGGAATTTTTCTGCCCTACTTAACTATATATAGCTCTTAATTACATAAACCATTACAGATTCATTTTAATCTTACTATCAAAACTTTTTGACAAAGATAATTGAAGAAGAAACTTGCAAGCTATTCTCATAAGCATTGggtagatgcaaaaattctaaataaagtaTTAACAAATAGAATCTCATAATATAGAGAGGATAAACATCAAGATCAAGTAGagttttagtcatttttttactaatatttttctcaactagtatttcttttttcttctctctctgccttttgaCTGATATGCTTCTTGCTAGCCATTCAGAACAAGTCTGGAGTAAGGAGTATAATGgtgaatattttatgaataattttctaccaaccttttctctctttatcaCTGACCTTGATTACAGTAAGTTTACTTAATTGTTCATAGTTTGTAGGCTAAATGACAAAACTCACTTTATTTCTTGCTATTTTAGGGATGTCCAAAAGAAGAAGTATTGGTTACACTAAATGacctgattaaaaatattccagatgCCAAAAAACTTGTTAAATATTGGATATGCCTTGCACGTGTTGAACCACTTACAAGTCCTATTGAAGATATTATTGCAATCTATGAGAAGGCCATTCTGGCAGGAGCTCAGGTGAGATTAAAACTTACTGGTCTTTATTATTACAGTGTAAATAATTCAGAATTATTTTGGAACACATCACCGCATAACTTGATAAAATTGTGGTTATATATGTGGCAGTGATGAATGTTTAAAGGCCACAAGGATTGCATATTATAAAGGCTGTTTCTCAACCTTCTAAAACTTGCTCATGTACTAGGGATAATCAGACCTTAGAAAATGGATATAAGCTGAAATGTGTATTTCATGAAACGTGCTGTGAGAAATATTTTAGCACAGCAGGTCGTTTTGCACATTCTCTAGTTGAGAAATCTACTGGGAAACtgaattttcaatattaaaatgtatttattgactAGAAAgcaaatggaattaaattaacttttaaaatgttagtaaGTTCTGATGGCTTTGTGAGAGAATTCTTTCACTTTAGGAGTATATCTTTACGGACTCACATTTATATGTCATATGTTTGGTCCAGAAAATGGCAATAAACTAATATCACTGACATTATTAGCACCATAGTGGTTTGATATTATACCTGTCACCTCTTCCTTGTGTGCTGCTACCAGAAAAACCCTGGGTATAGAAAAAAATGGTATCTTGAGGTTTTTTTGATTTGATTGGTTTTGTTGTCTTTATGGTCAGATATTCCTAAAATGTATTTCCTTCTGACCAAGTTTCTCAGAAACGCATTCTTGGAAATTCTTTACAaagagagttttttaaaaaacttttttagcCTTTTCTTAAGAAAGGTCTATATCCTTTAGTATCAGCAAAACCAGCAAATGCTATTTGATCTTTCACCTGAATCAAAAATCAAATATTCAGCAGATATTCTCTCTATGGCTATTATGTGTAAAACACTTTGCTGAAGGGTAATTGTATTTCACCGAATCTCACCTGGAAGAGAATGTTAGGTCCCTACTACATTGAACCAGAAGGGAAGTTACTTACAGCAGCTTGTGACAGTATAGCTAGGATGCAAAACTAGAGCCAGGTGTTCACAGAGAAAGCAGTAGTGTAAAGAGAAAGATATGAGACCAGAGCAGAAATTGGAAAACAGGGATCAAAATTagccaagaaaattaaaagccaGATGGGTGAGTAGTTCAGGACTAAGTTCTAGAATTAAGAATATGAGCCTGAGCTTCTCTTTtgtataatattttgaatatattgcaTTAGAAGGCATCGTGGTTCAAAGGAACATAGTAAGTACTTATAACATGTGACATATAATGGATGCTTTACTaaactgttgaattttttttttttttttttttgcggtacgcgggcctctcactattgtggcctctcccgttgcggagcataggctctggatgcgcaggctcagtggccatggctcacgggcccagccgctccgcggcatgtgggatcttccggggcacgaacccctgtcccctgcatcagcaggcggactctcaaccactgcaccaccagggaagccccaaactgttgaatttttgaataaatgaaatgttagGCTGATCAACCTTGAACTCTTCAGAAATGCATTTAATAGCatgtgaaacaaaaatataaccaTGGACTTATATGTAGGGGAAAAGGAATAAACTAATATAAATTTAGAGAAACTTAATATAATCAGCTCTTTGATAGATATTAATAGTCTTAATTTgctatttgttcattcattttgtccCTATCAGGTAAGCAGTAATATTTACCATAGGCTGAAGAAAAATTatggggaaattttttaaactgatgaAATTCTGTCccttaagttcatttttattggaaaagACAGTCATTTTTTTCAATTGGAGTGGCAAAATAGGTGTTCTGAGAAAAATGGTCCAAGAATCATTGCtttgttataaaatatgaaatttaatcACTGGCTTTAATATTTTCAACTTGGACAACCTTAGTTAATGTCTGAGAATATAAAACTTATATGGGTCtgctttcttcattaaaaaaaaattaagcctatTGAAGAGATGCGACATGCAATTGTTGACATTCTTACAATGAAGAGTcaagaaaaagttaaatttggtaagttagtttcttttgttttcttcaagtgAATTGtgatttaattaaatttctttgctgaattatttttcttttatctttttaaactttttaaatatttaagttgtttctttcctcatacttctgtTGACATACCTCTGAAATTCATTGGCTTTACGtagtataaataatttttaattaggaGGTCTGGTTTGAAACCCAAATTTGTTATCATGTGTCTGTGAAAGTTACCTTACCTTTCTAGGACTTAATTTCCTATCTTAAAAATGAGGCAGTTTGACTAGATGATCTATAAGACGTTTTGGTTCAACAGagaatatttctgtttatgtttgCTGTTATTATGCCCCAGTGGAACATACAGATGTATATGCTCTGATCTTACTGGCTATATTTAATAAAGGAGCTTAAGAGGGAACGGTCAGGGAGACAGGAGGAAAAACCAGGAAAAACTAGTATACCACAAACCAAAGGAGCAGAAAGGTTTAAGAATAACCCAACCCATTGAAATGGGTGAAGGGcgtcaaaagatacaaattaccagttataaaataaataagtcctgggcaTACaaagtacagcatggtgactgtggataataacactgtattgcatatttgaaagttgctgagagagtagatcttaaaagtcctcatcacaagaaaaaaaatgtgtaactatgtatggggagagattttttttcatttcacaatatgttCTGGTCATCATTTCACgatacatacaaatatcaaatcatgttgtacacttgaaactaatataatgttgtatgtcatttatacctcaattaaaaaaatttttttaaagtataacctAATCCTGTGTCTTTGTGCTAAAGACAGCAAAgtagaaataagaattttatagaACCTTCTTCCTCATAATTCTCGCTGGCTCTAAAgatatttagaaagagaaaaccagtATTTAAACCTGGTTCAgttattctgccttttttttccttaatagaaTCATACTAGTTAGTGGAATCTTTCCAGCTGGTAGAATATTTATCtttagatggaaaaagaaatgctatCCATAAACCCTtgactttcaaaatatataattataaattctaggtataaaatccattttacaaattaaaattatttgtaaacaGCAAGAAAACATCTTTGGGAAGTATAAGACAAATAATAAGAGAGAGAAGCACCACTTATCTCTCAGATTCCTTAATCCCAGAAATCCAAACTTGACTACATCACTTTTCCCTAAACCTTTTCCTTAGTTTGGTTCCCTATCTCAGTGACCGACACTGTCGAGTTCTCCAAGCCAGAAATCTTGGGGTTATATTTcactccttctctcttttcccactTTCCCACCCCTGTTTCCTAGCCAATCAAATTCAGTTTAACTTCCTAGGCATCTCTTAAAATCCGTCCACTTCTCTCTATCCTTACTCTCATTACTATAGTCACGAACACTGACAGCCCTTACGTGGACTACTACAATGGTTTCCTTACTTAGTTTCCTGCTTCTCTACTCTGGCTCCAATCTGTTCTCAAGACTGCAACCAAAATGCCCCGTCACGTATCTGCTTAGATTCCTGATCTCAGCCTCTCTTGTCACTCCCTCTCCTACACAtccctgatttctttctttactttttatttcctagAAGGGGCTATACTATCTCTCTTGCCTCTGGGTCTCTCCAAGCCAGTCTTCTACTTTTAACCTAATTCGTATTTATCCTTTAGACCACAGTTCACCTGTCACTTCCTTGAGGTAGCCTTCCCTGATGTCCACCTTTCCTCTCAACCCAACTAGATGAAATGCCCTGTTTTGTGCTCGctggttttcttctctgtgcaGTATTTTATGCACTtgattgcttgtttgtttgtcttgtcTTTCAAACTCTAAACTCTGTTGTCAAGGACTGGGTCTGATCTTCCTTACCACTGTAGCCCCAGTACTactgcaaaaatatttgttgaattaatgaatcgATATTCCCTCTCTCCTCACTTCAACTTATCCTCACTAAACCACATTCACTTTATCATGTAACTAAAATCATCACTTAGTAAAAATctgtatcaatttttaaaaaaggaaaaaaacctaataATTTCCTAATAATCAAATCTAAAGGTCTTTTCAGCTCAGTGGATTTACCAGGATGTCTCACAAGTATTTCACATCTAACATGTTTTATTTGGAACGCCTtgtcttcccttgctgcttcctcATACCACCATCTCTtcctcccaaaaaagaaaaaaaaaaagaaaaaatcctcctTTGTCATTAAAGACTCTGAAGCAAGAAATTTTAGAAGGAatgcacacatccacactcaTTCAAACCTTCATATGCGTTAATTTGTTAAGTCCTGACTCAGGAATAACACTAAACTTGGGCCCTTCCTTCCCACTGTCCACCTCTACCACCTTGCTCAGGCTGTGGTAACAGCTTTGTCTTCTTACCATCACagatcattacttttttttttttttggttgcgctgcacagcatgtgggatcttagttccccgactagggatcaaacccatgcacctgcagtggaagcacggagtcttaactgctggaccaccagggaagtcccacaaaccATTCCCTGCCATTCTAAACCGTTCTGTATAGTGACCAAATCAAATCTAATTGTATCTGTCTCtccagtgaatttttttctttttttttttggtacgcgggcctgtcactgttgtggcctctcccgttgaggagcacaggctctggacgcacaggctcagcggccacggcttaggggcccagccgctccgcggcttgtgggatcttcccagaccggggcacgaacccgtgtcccctgcatcggcaggcggactctcaaccactgcgccaccacggaagccctccagtgaatttttttaactaaaacttCTACCTGTCTGAACTCATCACCTCCTTCCCACATTTGCACCTTGCTCCTTACCCTATGTTCTAAGCACACTGGCCCTTTAATATTGTCTTAATGGatcattttcttttaaccttcatatCGAAATTGTCTTCCTTTGTCTTGTACTCATTTTTCAAGACCCTGCCTAAATGTCACTTGTGAAGCCTTCCCTTGCCATCTCCCTGTCCCTCAAGCAAActcagttatttctttttatgggttcCCATAACCTTTTGTTTTTACCTCAATTAAagcattttcctcattttataattattttaaagcatgtCTGTTCCACAGAATGTGAACTTTTTAAAGGATGGGGATGATTTCCTTCTTATATTTGTATCTATAATCCCTGACACATAggagacagtaaatatttgttaaataattgtTAGCAGTATTTGCTTAGAAAAACTAATGGTTAGGAGATGGctgtttggttcttttattttgaaaatctggCCAACTGTAAATAACTTTGTCTTctgattttgttctttaaatttgACCAGAAGCTTAATCTATAAATCTGTTTctataggagaaaatattgagGAGGCTTGTGCGACCAAGGAACAAATCCAAGAAGCCACCATTGACGATATAAGTGTTAATCTGGGGTCAGGAAAACcggaaatagaaaataagcatCCTAGAAATGTGGTATTTCAAGGTTGTGAAAAAGAGCAAGATGACAAAACAAAAGACCCAACCAGTGATGTTAAAACCCCCAATACAGAAACTAGGGCGGGTTGCTTAATTAAATATAATGTGTCTACTACTCCATACTTGCAAaggtaaacttttaaaatgtaatgtgcTCTGATTTGTTTGTATGCTTAGGATCATGCAtgtggtattttaaaatgtttaagatagCTTCTGATTAGAACTATTTGTTAATAGAAAggtttgaaacaaacaaaatgtgattGGAACATTTCACCTTTTAAATACtgtatttgctttgcttttccctaaatattgccattttgaaaaagaaaaacttttacatcatttttacttttatctctGTATTATTAATAACAGTGGGTTTTGGAATTGAGCGATTAGCCAATTCTATAGATATTCAAGTATCTACTGTGTACAAGTTGTAACAACAGAGAAATAAGTTCCTTACTTATTGCAGGACCTCTTTCTGTAGGACAAGCAGTGACATGGTTGTAACATACAAGTTATAGTATGATAAATAGCATAAAAGTGTGAAGTGAAAATGTTAACGTGTTTTTTAACTCTGGGaataattttgtgtttcttttagtGTGAAAAAGAAGATGCAGTTTGACGAAGCAAATTCTGCATTTAAAGAGCTAAAGTTTCTCACACCAGTTAG harbors:
- the CKAP2 gene encoding cytoskeleton-associated protein 2 isoform X2, translating into MTDKENVGRPTGIKSNITMEKNCIPLKPCNELTNSTTAVDTPDFEDNNQTLPLLPIKDDPQSQHMTLSQAFHLKNNSKKKQMTTEKPKQDANTPKKPVLGSYRGQIVQSKINSFRKPLQVKDESLATTKKLSSTVSKATKSQPVHVSSVTVKSDRASHMTTATKFVSTTSQSSQFVRPSIKSHHSNNQNTMKQGISRTSASVTVRKGPREKELLQLNTVSSVIKTSSSQDIKRNKTLSRSMTSEMVARPASSSNTKLIEKSKSIEQRRHTMVKAAIDSRWTQPRETAEERKARLSEWKAGKGRVMKRPPSSVVTQPEPEAQNEKPVGSFWTTMAEEDEQRLFTEKVNKTFSECLNLINEGCPKEEVLVTLNDLIKNIPDAKKLVKYWICLARVEPLTSPIEDIIAIYEKAILAGAQPIEEMRHAIVDILTMKSQEKVKFGENIEEACATKEQIQEATIDDISVNLGSGKPEIENKHPRNVVFQGCEKEQDDKTKDPTSDVKTPNTETRAGCLIKYNVSTTPYLQSVKKKMQFDEANSAFKELKFLTPVRRSRRLQEKTSKLPDMLKDHFPCVSSLEQLTELGSETDAFVCRPNAALCRLYSETDTTEEK
- the CKAP2 gene encoding cytoskeleton-associated protein 2 isoform X1, giving the protein MSTPAVPQDLQLPPSQRAQSAFREQRRQKLKEHLLKRKTFFAYKQENQILSSGRDQRVRISEGQIQEETKVLELKAKMTDKENVGRPTGIKSNITMEKNCIPLKPCNELTNSTTAVDTPDFEDNNQTLPLLPIKDDPQSQHMTLSQAFHLKNNSKKKQMTTEKPKQDANTPKKPVLGSYRGQIVQSKINSFRKPLQVKDESLATTKKLSSTVSKATKSQPVHVSSVTVKSDRASHMTTATKFVSTTSQSSQFVRPSIKSHHSNNQNTMKQGISRTSASVTVRKGPREKELLQLNTVSSVIKTSSSQDIKRNKTLSRSMTSEMVARPASSSNTKLIEKSKSIEQRRHTMVKAAIDSRWTQPRETAEERKARLSEWKAGKGRVMKRPPSSVVTQPEPEAQNEKPVGSFWTTMAEEDEQRLFTEKVNKTFSECLNLINEGCPKEEVLVTLNDLIKNIPDAKKLVKYWICLARVEPLTSPIEDIIAIYEKAILAGAQPIEEMRHAIVDILTMKSQEKVKFGENIEEACATKEQIQEATIDDISVNLGSGKPEIENKHPRNVVFQGCEKEQDDKTKDPTSDVKTPNTETRAGCLIKYNVSTTPYLQSVKKKMQFDEANSAFKELKFLTPVRRSRRLQEKTSKLPDMLKDHFPCVSSLEQLTELGSETDAFVCRPNAALCRLYSETDTTEEK